The proteins below come from a single Nitrospira sp. genomic window:
- a CDS encoding lipoate--protein ligase family protein, with protein sequence MGTLRLLDLTLPFPVENLALDEVLLEELDERGGAPTLRFWESDRLFVVLGRASCAADDVDLTACEEDGIPILRRASGGGTVLQGPGCLSYAFVLPLDWHSDLASIRTTNRFVLERIAETLRRWEPTTSFQGISDLALGNNKISGNAQRRTRNALLFHGTILHGMRAGLITQYLKHPTRQPDYRSDRPHRTFLDTINIAPQFIKQAIAIAWNAEPTNYGWPTARMPRTIATILARSRDE encoded by the coding sequence ATGGGTACGCTCCGCTTGCTCGATCTGACCCTCCCTTTTCCCGTCGAAAACCTTGCGCTGGACGAAGTACTACTGGAAGAACTCGATGAGCGGGGTGGAGCTCCTACCCTTCGATTTTGGGAGAGCGATCGTCTTTTCGTCGTGTTAGGCCGCGCATCTTGCGCGGCGGATGATGTCGATCTTACCGCCTGTGAGGAAGACGGCATCCCGATTCTTCGACGCGCGAGCGGTGGCGGGACCGTCTTACAGGGACCAGGTTGTCTCTCCTATGCCTTCGTGTTGCCGCTTGATTGGCACTCTGATCTTGCGAGTATACGCACCACTAATCGGTTTGTCCTGGAACGGATAGCAGAAACGCTTCGTCGGTGGGAACCGACCACGAGCTTCCAAGGAATCAGCGACCTCGCGCTCGGCAACAACAAGATTTCCGGCAACGCTCAACGACGAACCAGAAACGCACTGCTCTTTCATGGGACCATTCTGCATGGCATGAGGGCTGGGCTCATCACACAGTATCTCAAGCACCCAACGCGACAACCGGACTATCGTTCGGATCGACCTCATCGGACGTTCCTGGACACGATCAATATTGCGCCACAGTTCATCAAACAGGCGATTGCCATCGCATGGAACGCGGAGCCGACAAACTACGGATGGCCGACAGCACGCATGCCCCGAACAATCGCGACCATCCTTGCTCGAAGTCGAGACGAATGA
- a CDS encoding NADH-quinone oxidoreductase subunit H yields MFHMILLLVAQTTVLLAISPFLVGLIRKVKARLQLRRGATILQPYADLAKLFQKQPLLSTTTSWIFTATPYIVFGSTLTAGLLVPTFTSQTPMNFAGNIIALVYLLALGTFFLILAGLDAGSAFGGMGSSREAIVASLTEPAMMLAIFAIALTNGSTNVSTIVHKTALLEGIVTDPSPHLMALAALFIVALAETGRVPVDNPATHLELTMIHEAMLLEYSGRYLALLEWAAGLKLAVFLSLIANVFAPWGIATTVTPAAMGIGLLVYVVKTAVLAVFIGVIECMFAKLRLFRVTDLLGVAFILALLGLLFFYILRS; encoded by the coding sequence ATGTTCCACATGATCCTTCTCCTTGTGGCTCAAACAACCGTCTTACTGGCCATCTCGCCGTTTCTCGTGGGGCTCATTCGGAAAGTCAAAGCGCGGTTGCAATTGCGGCGGGGGGCGACCATCCTCCAGCCTTACGCCGACTTGGCGAAGCTCTTCCAGAAGCAGCCTCTACTCTCGACCACCACGTCATGGATTTTCACAGCGACCCCTTATATCGTGTTTGGCTCCACGTTGACGGCAGGATTACTGGTTCCCACGTTCACTTCGCAGACGCCCATGAATTTTGCGGGAAACATCATTGCGCTGGTCTATCTCTTGGCATTGGGCACGTTCTTCTTAATTCTCGCGGGACTCGATGCCGGATCAGCCTTCGGGGGGATGGGGAGCAGCCGAGAGGCGATCGTGGCGTCGCTGACCGAGCCGGCCATGATGCTCGCGATCTTTGCAATTGCCCTGACGAATGGATCGACGAATGTGAGCACCATTGTTCATAAGACTGCGTTACTAGAAGGCATTGTTACGGATCCGTCACCGCATCTGATGGCGTTGGCGGCTCTCTTCATCGTAGCGCTCGCCGAGACAGGACGGGTGCCGGTCGATAATCCGGCGACCCATCTGGAACTCACCATGATTCATGAAGCGATGCTCCTTGAATACTCAGGGCGCTATCTCGCCCTACTTGAATGGGCAGCCGGTCTGAAGCTGGCGGTATTCCTTTCTTTGATCGCCAACGTCTTTGCGCCGTGGGGCATCGCGACGACGGTCACACCCGCCGCAATGGGAATCGGGCTCCTGGTGTACGTGGTGAAGACCGCGGTACTTGCAGTCTTCATCGGAGTCATTGAGTGCATGTTCGCAAAGTTGCGGTTGTTCCGGGTCACGGATTTGTTGGGCGTGGCGTTCATTCTCGCACTGCTTGGGTTGCTGTTCTTTTATATTCTTCGGAGCTGA
- a CDS encoding PAS domain-containing protein, producing the protein MFRPIPETTFFRRISYRLITSVLLILALVLSVILVLSLEREKLLHRDFPESNRASTGLFSALRESRNDLIVETLLVFIVSAIGVAALIMFVHYDTVRRTLEEVKGLARNILQSIPTGVLTVNQGGIISAVNPAAEGVLNRASSELLGKTYDAVFLEADPIRQALDEAMKDHRHVNLKDVLSKDANLNPRTIRVSTAELTGDDTRAAGVILQAQDVTEWLGLERRVQVAEKLAALHTLSAGVAHELRNPLSAMDLNLHLLEEELKERGILEESAARYLRVVNAECGRLSGILDNFMKFARPGPVGSHEVEIQTLIDHIMTLMRFEAEDRGIRLERAMNDQVLPVLGDATQISQVLINIIVNAFHAMPNGGRCRISAMQREAEGKPWIEITVKDNGVGITKEQLSHLFEPFYTTKSGGTGLGLAIAYRIMQDHGGTIQVSSVPGSGTTVVTRFPSAIDHMQRVGVRS; encoded by the coding sequence ATGTTCAGACCCATTCCAGAAACGACCTTCTTCCGAAGAATTTCCTACCGGCTGATCACCTCCGTTCTCTTAATTCTCGCCTTGGTTCTCTCCGTTATTCTCGTGTTGAGCCTGGAACGAGAAAAACTCCTTCATCGAGATTTCCCTGAAAGTAACCGGGCCTCGACGGGACTGTTCTCCGCTCTCCGGGAATCTCGTAACGACTTGATCGTCGAGACACTCCTCGTCTTCATCGTGAGTGCGATCGGAGTCGCCGCGCTCATCATGTTTGTTCACTACGACACCGTCCGTAGAACGCTGGAAGAGGTGAAGGGGCTCGCTCGGAACATTCTCCAAAGTATTCCGACCGGTGTACTGACCGTCAACCAGGGCGGCATCATCAGCGCGGTGAATCCTGCGGCCGAAGGAGTCTTGAATCGCGCATCGTCCGAATTGCTGGGCAAAACATACGATGCTGTGTTTTTAGAAGCAGACCCGATTCGCCAGGCGCTTGACGAGGCAATGAAAGATCACAGACATGTGAATCTGAAAGATGTTCTCTCTAAAGATGCGAACCTCAACCCGAGGACGATCCGCGTGAGCACTGCGGAGCTTACGGGGGATGATACGCGAGCGGCCGGGGTGATCCTGCAGGCACAGGACGTCACCGAGTGGCTCGGACTCGAACGTCGTGTCCAGGTCGCAGAGAAGTTAGCTGCGTTGCATACCCTGTCTGCGGGGGTCGCGCACGAACTGCGAAACCCCTTGAGCGCCATGGATCTCAACCTTCATCTTCTCGAAGAGGAGTTGAAGGAACGAGGGATCCTGGAAGAATCAGCAGCACGGTATCTCCGTGTTGTGAATGCCGAATGCGGCAGGCTCTCGGGCATTCTGGATAATTTCATGAAATTTGCCAGGCCCGGACCTGTCGGTTCACACGAGGTGGAGATACAGACACTGATCGACCATATCATGACATTGATGCGTTTCGAGGCGGAGGATCGCGGAATTCGACTCGAACGCGCAATGAATGATCAAGTGCTCCCCGTACTGGGCGATGCCACTCAGATCAGCCAGGTGTTGATCAACATCATCGTCAACGCATTTCATGCCATGCCGAACGGCGGACGCTGTCGGATTTCGGCGATGCAGCGGGAGGCTGAAGGGAAACCCTGGATCGAGATTACGGTAAAGGACAATGGGGTCGGGATTACGAAGGAACAACTCTCTCATCTGTTTGAGCCGTTCTATACGACCAAGTCGGGAGGCACCGGCCTTGGCCTTGCCATCGCCTATCGCATCATGCAGGATCACGGCGGTACCATTCAGGTTTCGAGTGTGCCGGGAAGTGGGACGACGGTGGTGACGCGGTTTCCCTCAGCGATTGATCACATGCAGAGGGTCGGTGTGCGATCGTGA
- a CDS encoding 2-oxo acid dehydrogenase subunit E2, with protein sequence MKVELPFLAEGIEGGDVVQLLVHEGDRVSEGQSLIELETEKATVTVPAPTTGTVARLLVQQGDHVKVGQAFVELKDAESEAGTAEMSAPEKSVAAMPSESSPAVEPNAETQREHPQAGPTTSVPAPEQPVMKQKAAAVGPQAVGTAIPAPPSVRRLARELGVDLSQVKGSEAGGRIIAEDVKAFVRERTKRGTAPRGGENIFFTPYGSERREPLLSTRRKIAANMTQAWTTIPHVHQFQDADITDLVALLKRYASEFKKKGATLTLSSLFLKAVVHALKLYPQLNATLDLTNGEVIYKDYYNIGVAVDTPAGLIVPVVQQVDQKDLLQISLELADLAERTRKREVKLEELRGATFTVSNMGGIGAGPFLPIINPPQVGILGVGKAKMTPVYRDGQFVPRRVLQVCVAYDHRLIDGAIGARFTNEIVKVLEDFQGMFLGL encoded by the coding sequence ATGAAAGTCGAACTACCCTTTCTTGCAGAAGGTATCGAAGGCGGTGATGTCGTCCAACTGCTGGTGCATGAAGGCGATCGAGTAAGCGAGGGACAATCGCTCATTGAACTTGAAACTGAAAAGGCCACGGTGACGGTACCGGCACCCACCACAGGGACTGTTGCCCGCTTGCTCGTTCAGCAAGGCGATCATGTGAAGGTCGGACAGGCGTTCGTCGAACTCAAGGACGCTGAAAGTGAGGCAGGAACGGCTGAGATGTCGGCACCGGAGAAGTCGGTTGCGGCAATGCCCTCAGAGTCGTCGCCTGCCGTGGAACCAAACGCCGAGACACAACGGGAGCATCCGCAGGCTGGACCGACCACGTCAGTGCCCGCACCTGAGCAACCGGTCATGAAGCAGAAGGCTGCGGCGGTCGGTCCACAAGCAGTGGGTACAGCGATCCCCGCTCCTCCCTCAGTTCGCCGGCTCGCACGGGAGCTGGGCGTGGACCTTTCGCAGGTCAAAGGATCCGAAGCCGGGGGCCGAATCATTGCTGAAGACGTGAAAGCCTTCGTGCGGGAGCGGACCAAACGCGGCACTGCTCCGAGGGGCGGGGAAAATATCTTTTTCACACCCTATGGATCCGAGCGGAGAGAGCCGCTCTTGTCGACCCGCCGGAAGATCGCCGCGAACATGACACAAGCCTGGACGACCATCCCCCATGTTCATCAATTCCAGGATGCCGATATCACCGATCTCGTGGCGCTACTTAAACGGTATGCATCTGAATTTAAGAAGAAAGGCGCCACGCTGACGTTGAGCAGTCTCTTTCTGAAAGCGGTCGTCCATGCGCTCAAACTGTACCCGCAGCTGAACGCGACCCTCGACCTCACCAACGGCGAGGTGATCTACAAGGACTATTACAACATCGGCGTGGCGGTCGACACACCAGCCGGCCTGATCGTGCCGGTGGTTCAGCAGGTGGACCAGAAAGATCTTCTGCAGATTTCACTTGAGCTGGCCGATCTTGCCGAACGAACCCGTAAGCGGGAGGTCAAGCTGGAAGAACTGCGCGGTGCAACGTTTACCGTCAGCAATATGGGAGGGATCGGTGCCGGTCCGTTCCTACCGATCATCAATCCACCGCAAGTCGGTATTCTCGGTGTCGGCAAGGCCAAGATGACGCCGGTGTATCGTGACGGCCAGTTCGTGCCACGTCGGGTATTGCAAGTGTGCGTCGCTTACGATCACCGCCTGATAGACGGGGCGATCGGCGCGCGCTTTACCAACGAGATCGTCAAAGTATTGGAAGATTTCCAGGGCATGTTTCTTGGGCTCTAA
- the hyfB gene encoding hydrogenase 4 subunit B, with amino-acid sequence MLNLLWILLGGYVAGILLPLCLPGRPEFQRLTTSVAAIVATSAGVVLGLRGLTSAELITGSFASTIPLLTFEIRLDSLSAFFVFTISAVGLAASVYAMGYLQHFEGHVSTARLGALFNAYLLCMTFVVLANNGFFFLLAWELMSILSYFLVVTEHEKAEVRYAGLFYVIMTHIGTAFIVVAFLICFQSAGSFSFEAFRHPKQPLSEGMKALVFLMALIGFGTKAGIVPLHVWLPYAHPVAPSHVSAVLSGVMIKTAIYGLVRVCFDFFGGQFPWWWGFTVLFLGATSALLGVMYALMEHDLKRLLAFHSVENIGIILMGIGAGMIFQSYGLKELAALGLLAGLYHTINHAIFKALLFLGAGSLLYATRTRNMEEYGGLLRRMPWTGSFFLVGAVSICALPPTNGFVSEWLVFQSLFLSFQIPTVFLKLMLPIAAAILALTGVLALACFAKAFGIAFLAQPRSTHARRAEEVPVPMRIGMGILVTLCVALGIAPMVVVPLLDRVIAPLAGVSIASKILAIDGWALAPVNVEFSSLSTPVLAVLLVALAMLGLGLAVAFGGRLRTRRYKTWGCGITLSPRMEYTATGFVQPIKRVFSTIYQPTVKLETEFLAESRYFAKRRHFEFHIEPIFEKYLYDPLVAFFGTLADRLKVIQAGSLHLYLTYIFVTLIALLLLAV; translated from the coding sequence ATGCTGAATCTGTTGTGGATTCTTCTCGGCGGATACGTGGCCGGAATCCTGCTGCCTCTCTGTCTGCCGGGACGGCCTGAGTTTCAACGTCTCACGACCAGTGTTGCCGCCATCGTCGCGACCAGTGCAGGTGTCGTGCTTGGGCTGCGTGGCCTTACCTCTGCGGAACTGATCACAGGCTCCTTCGCCTCCACAATCCCATTGCTCACGTTTGAGATTCGGCTCGATTCACTCTCGGCCTTCTTCGTCTTCACGATCTCTGCTGTGGGGCTGGCTGCGTCGGTTTATGCCATGGGATACCTGCAGCATTTCGAGGGACACGTATCGACCGCCAGGCTCGGAGCGCTCTTTAATGCCTATCTTCTCTGTATGACGTTCGTCGTCCTGGCGAACAACGGGTTCTTCTTTTTGCTGGCCTGGGAACTGATGTCGATCCTGTCCTATTTTCTCGTGGTTACCGAGCACGAGAAGGCGGAGGTGCGATACGCGGGATTGTTCTATGTGATTATGACGCATATCGGAACGGCGTTCATTGTCGTAGCGTTTCTGATCTGCTTCCAGAGTGCCGGATCGTTCTCGTTTGAAGCCTTCCGGCATCCGAAACAGCCCCTGTCTGAGGGCATGAAAGCCCTCGTATTCCTCATGGCGTTAATCGGGTTCGGCACAAAAGCCGGCATCGTGCCGCTCCATGTGTGGTTGCCGTATGCGCATCCGGTGGCACCGTCGCATGTCTCAGCCGTATTGTCCGGTGTCATGATCAAGACGGCGATCTATGGTCTGGTCCGAGTGTGCTTCGATTTCTTCGGCGGACAGTTCCCTTGGTGGTGGGGCTTCACTGTACTGTTCCTCGGGGCAACATCTGCATTGCTGGGCGTCATGTACGCATTGATGGAACATGATCTCAAAAGGCTCCTCGCATTTCACAGTGTGGAAAACATCGGCATCATCCTCATGGGCATCGGGGCCGGCATGATCTTTCAGTCTTACGGCTTGAAGGAACTGGCCGCGCTCGGCCTGCTGGCCGGACTCTACCATACGATCAATCATGCCATATTCAAGGCCTTGCTGTTCCTAGGAGCCGGATCGCTCCTCTATGCGACACGGACGCGCAATATGGAGGAGTACGGCGGCTTGCTCCGACGCATGCCGTGGACCGGGTCCTTTTTTTTGGTCGGAGCTGTGTCGATTTGTGCGTTGCCTCCCACCAATGGCTTTGTGAGTGAATGGCTGGTGTTTCAAAGTCTCTTTTTAAGTTTTCAGATTCCGACGGTGTTTCTCAAGCTGATGCTGCCGATCGCCGCAGCGATCTTGGCCCTCACCGGCGTGCTGGCTTTGGCCTGCTTTGCAAAAGCCTTCGGGATTGCGTTTCTTGCACAACCACGAAGTACCCATGCACGTCGCGCTGAGGAGGTTCCGGTTCCGATGCGCATTGGGATGGGTATCTTGGTCACTCTTTGTGTGGCCCTGGGCATTGCTCCGATGGTGGTGGTACCGCTGTTGGATCGAGTTATCGCTCCCCTGGCAGGGGTATCGATTGCAAGTAAGATTTTGGCAATCGATGGATGGGCGCTGGCTCCAGTGAATGTCGAATTCTCAAGCCTGTCGACGCCGGTACTTGCGGTGCTGCTTGTCGCACTGGCGATGTTGGGGTTAGGACTCGCCGTCGCGTTTGGTGGACGTCTGAGGACACGCCGTTACAAGACCTGGGGCTGTGGGATTACTCTCTCACCCCGGATGGAGTACACCGCGACCGGTTTCGTCCAGCCGATCAAACGAGTCTTCAGCACGATCTACCAACCGACCGTCAAACTCGAGACCGAGTTTCTCGCCGAGTCACGATACTTTGCCAAACGCCGGCACTTTGAATTTCATATTGAACCGATCTTTGAGAAGTATCTCTATGATCCCTTAGTGGCATTCTTTGGAACGTTGGCAGACCGTCTGAAGGTCATCCAGGCGGGCAGTTTGCATCTCTACCTGACGTATATTTTCGTCACACTGATCGCATTGCTGTTGCTCGCGGTGTAA
- a CDS encoding sigma-54-dependent Fis family transcriptional regulator, whose translation MTKTAQILVVDDEVNIRNALVTMLQKKGYQVLGASTGEEALQCLEDARMDLVITDLRMPGINGIEFLCRLKGKCPDTEVVLMTAFGSIDTAVEAMRVGAYDYVTKPIDRDRFGVVVEKALERSALASENKQLRDCLETRTCFDRMVGKSEAMQRIYGLVEMVADSDVTVLLTGESGTGKELVAKAIHHKSLRAGGPFITLNCGALPENLFESELFGYEKGAFTGAMSTKVGRFELADGGTLLLDEVGELSLKSQVDFLRVLETKEFRRLGGTKLITVDTRIIAATNRNLEEAVKQGDFREDLYYRLNVVPIRLPPLRERADDVPLLVERYLSESSTQHRRGPKEVSRDAMRLLRLYGWPGNIRQLRNLMERLVVTVKDATIQPGHLPEEIQASKEDTRTMMITLGTSIQQVERQVIERTLKEVTNHRENAAKLLGISLRTLQYKIKEYGIRD comes from the coding sequence GTGACGAAGACGGCTCAGATTCTCGTTGTGGACGATGAGGTGAATATCCGCAATGCCCTCGTGACGATGTTACAGAAGAAGGGCTACCAGGTGTTGGGAGCCAGTACGGGTGAAGAAGCCTTACAATGTCTCGAAGACGCCCGTATGGATCTAGTCATTACCGACTTGAGGATGCCGGGGATCAACGGAATAGAGTTTCTGTGCCGGTTGAAAGGCAAATGCCCCGACACAGAAGTCGTCCTCATGACGGCGTTTGGTTCGATCGATACGGCTGTTGAAGCGATGCGTGTGGGCGCCTACGACTATGTGACGAAACCGATCGATCGTGATCGATTTGGAGTGGTCGTTGAGAAGGCGCTAGAGCGATCTGCGCTCGCCTCCGAGAATAAGCAACTCCGTGACTGTCTCGAAACGCGAACCTGTTTCGATCGCATGGTCGGGAAAAGCGAAGCCATGCAGCGAATCTATGGTCTGGTGGAGATGGTTGCGGACAGCGATGTGACGGTATTGCTCACCGGGGAAAGTGGAACCGGCAAAGAACTCGTCGCAAAGGCAATCCACCATAAGAGCTTGAGAGCTGGTGGGCCGTTCATTACCCTCAATTGTGGAGCGTTGCCCGAGAATCTCTTTGAGAGTGAGTTGTTTGGGTATGAGAAGGGCGCGTTCACCGGCGCGATGTCGACCAAAGTCGGACGGTTCGAATTAGCCGACGGCGGAACGCTATTGCTGGATGAAGTGGGTGAACTCTCACTTAAGTCGCAAGTTGATTTCCTACGTGTACTGGAAACGAAAGAGTTCAGGCGTCTGGGTGGGACAAAATTGATCACAGTCGACACAAGAATCATCGCCGCAACGAACAGGAATTTGGAGGAAGCGGTGAAACAGGGGGATTTTCGAGAAGATCTCTACTATCGACTGAATGTTGTGCCGATCCGTCTTCCGCCACTCCGAGAGCGAGCAGACGACGTCCCCCTGCTTGTGGAGCGATACCTGTCAGAATCCTCCACACAGCATCGCCGCGGACCGAAAGAAGTCTCCCGAGACGCCATGCGGCTGTTACGGCTCTATGGGTGGCCTGGAAACATTCGACAACTACGGAACCTCATGGAGCGGCTTGTCGTCACCGTGAAGGACGCCACGATTCAACCCGGGCATCTTCCCGAAGAGATCCAGGCGAGTAAAGAGGATACACGAACCATGATGATTACCCTGGGAACGTCCATCCAACAAGTCGAACGACAAGTGATCGAACGAACCTTGAAGGAAGTCACCAACCATCGAGAAAATGCCGCCAAACTGTTAGGAATTAGTCTCCGAACTCTCCAATATAAGATCAAGGAATACGGAATTCGTGATTGA
- the lpdA gene encoding dihydrolipoyl dehydrogenase, whose translation MTDSRFDVAVIGAGPGGYAAAFQAADLGFRTALIDEDLQLGGTCLLRGCIPSKALLHAARLLTDAEEAVAWGIHYEKPRVDLDVFRGRVQAIIGKLTRGVQTLAGSRKVEVIHARAMFKNATTLRLSGPNTSDELSFVHAILATGSRPVIPAALKLDDPRVMDSTSALQLPDIPARLLVVGGGYIGLELGTVYQALGSEVTVVEALPRLLNGVDADLVRPLHQRMQRRFKAIRLATTVKKLESRKEGVAATCADSEGTSTDLFDRVLVAVGRRPHTELLGLEHTQVALSPNGFVQVDRQMRTAEPSIFSIGDVVGEPMLAHKATHEGLVAARVIAGRPAAFDVAAIPAVVFTDPEIAWCGLTEEAAKASGQTVKVTRFPWAASGRATTLGRHEGFTKLILDAESGRVLGMGICGVGAGELIAEGVLAVEMGAVAEDVAASIHPHPTLSETVMEAAESFDGSPTHLFMATRS comes from the coding sequence ATGACTGACTCTCGATTTGATGTGGCGGTGATCGGCGCCGGACCAGGCGGCTATGCGGCAGCCTTCCAGGCAGCAGATCTTGGTTTCCGCACGGCGCTGATCGACGAAGATCTGCAATTAGGTGGGACCTGCTTGTTACGCGGTTGTATTCCCTCCAAAGCCCTGCTCCATGCCGCTCGCTTACTCACCGACGCTGAAGAAGCGGTTGCCTGGGGCATTCACTATGAAAAGCCGCGTGTGGACCTCGACGTATTTCGCGGCCGCGTGCAAGCGATCATCGGTAAACTGACGAGAGGTGTGCAGACACTGGCAGGCAGCCGGAAAGTGGAGGTGATCCATGCGCGGGCCATGTTCAAGAATGCAACAACCCTACGGCTCTCCGGTCCCAACACATCAGATGAACTCTCCTTTGTTCACGCGATCCTTGCGACCGGTTCGAGGCCTGTGATTCCGGCTGCACTGAAGCTCGACGATCCGCGCGTGATGGATTCCACGAGTGCGCTTCAATTGCCGGACATCCCCGCTCGCTTACTGGTTGTTGGTGGCGGCTACATCGGCCTCGAATTGGGGACTGTCTATCAGGCTCTCGGATCGGAAGTCACAGTGGTCGAGGCGCTGCCGCGCCTGTTGAACGGTGTCGATGCGGATCTCGTTCGGCCGTTGCACCAACGCATGCAGCGGCGATTCAAGGCCATCAGATTGGCCACCACCGTCAAAAAACTTGAGTCCCGGAAAGAAGGCGTGGCCGCAACCTGTGCAGACTCGGAAGGAACCAGCACCGACCTCTTCGACCGCGTACTCGTTGCGGTCGGTCGTCGGCCTCATACCGAGCTGTTGGGGCTCGAACACACACAGGTCGCTCTTTCACCGAATGGATTCGTACAAGTCGATCGGCAGATGCGTACGGCCGAGCCTTCGATTTTTTCGATCGGCGACGTCGTGGGTGAACCGATGCTCGCTCACAAAGCCACGCATGAAGGACTGGTCGCCGCCAGAGTCATCGCGGGGCGGCCGGCGGCCTTCGATGTGGCGGCAATCCCGGCCGTCGTGTTTACCGATCCTGAAATCGCCTGGTGCGGACTGACTGAAGAAGCCGCCAAGGCATCAGGACAAACCGTAAAGGTCACACGTTTTCCATGGGCGGCTTCTGGTCGTGCGACGACGCTCGGCCGGCACGAAGGCTTCACGAAACTCATACTCGACGCCGAATCGGGACGTGTCCTCGGCATGGGAATTTGCGGTGTCGGTGCAGGTGAGTTGATCGCCGAAGGAGTCCTGGCGGTCGAGATGGGTGCGGTTGCAGAAGATGTGGCAGCCTCGATCCATCCGCATCCCACGTTGAGCGAAACCGTCATGGAAGCGGCTGAATCATTTGATGGATCACCGACACATCTCTTCATGGCAACACGGTCATGA